A genomic stretch from Candidatus Baltobacteraceae bacterium includes:
- a CDS encoding copper amine oxidase N-terminal domain-containing protein: MKRLSTGVLTALLAAGFGLNAVAAPTLASHGNIGTNVIAQDQGGTMAPPANFGSPPSGQYPILFNDHHVYAKPDTLRQGRVLAALVRGGTVLIPLRSMFEQMGATVSYDPASKTVDVSKPGADVKVTVGKPEVVINGESRPLDVPPMMWHGHVLVPVRVISEGMGAYVQWVPDRQIVVVRYIPPTPPPTPTPAPPAPVETAPPTPTPAPAATPYHDLFIAGDYIASAKVYDEFSPGNTSTNQNGFPYAIRGAAEFDLFDIPWMVEGDWRSINYPHTCAGGLAAPTPDCYVTTIGGAGSTAVPALIVRSYDLDARLAIKVADPRIYIGVGYIWRANNVGYPRISNVGFGIEKLPDLNHPFSVYGSVWYYGNVKGNFTDPSGTTYQLAYNIIKAQFGLTYSFQGSPLFVEGGVLGESLKNKINAPGDASNFGPYVGLGIKF; this comes from the coding sequence TTGAAGCGACTGAGCACCGGAGTCCTCACCGCGCTGCTGGCAGCCGGTTTCGGACTTAACGCGGTCGCCGCCCCGACCCTCGCATCGCATGGAAACATCGGAACCAACGTGATCGCGCAGGACCAGGGTGGTACCATGGCTCCGCCGGCGAACTTCGGTTCCCCGCCGTCGGGGCAATACCCGATTCTCTTCAACGACCACCATGTCTATGCCAAGCCCGACACGCTGAGGCAGGGCCGCGTGCTCGCCGCGCTCGTGCGTGGGGGCACCGTGCTCATCCCGCTGCGTTCGATGTTCGAACAGATGGGCGCAACCGTGTCGTACGACCCGGCCAGCAAGACGGTGGACGTTAGTAAACCCGGCGCCGACGTGAAAGTGACCGTCGGCAAGCCCGAGGTCGTCATCAACGGTGAATCGCGTCCCCTCGACGTGCCGCCGATGATGTGGCACGGACACGTTCTCGTTCCGGTCCGCGTGATTTCGGAAGGCATGGGAGCGTACGTCCAATGGGTGCCCGATCGGCAGATCGTCGTCGTGCGCTATATTCCGCCGACGCCGCCGCCGACCCCGACGCCGGCACCGCCGGCCCCGGTGGAAACTGCGCCGCCGACGCCGACCCCGGCACCGGCCGCAACACCCTACCACGATCTCTTCATCGCCGGTGACTACATCGCGTCAGCGAAAGTCTACGACGAATTCAGCCCCGGCAACACGAGCACCAATCAAAACGGATTCCCGTACGCCATTCGCGGCGCCGCGGAGTTCGATCTCTTCGACATCCCGTGGATGGTCGAAGGCGATTGGCGTTCGATAAACTATCCGCACACCTGTGCGGGTGGTCTGGCCGCACCGACGCCGGACTGCTACGTGACGACGATCGGCGGAGCCGGCTCGACAGCCGTTCCCGCGCTCATCGTTCGCAGCTACGATCTGGATGCACGTCTGGCCATCAAGGTCGCCGATCCGCGGATCTACATCGGCGTGGGCTACATCTGGCGCGCAAACAACGTCGGATATCCGCGTATCTCGAACGTCGGCTTCGGCATCGAGAAACTGCCCGACCTCAACCATCCGTTCTCGGTGTACGGAAGCGTGTGGTACTACGGTAACGTCAAGGGCAACTTCACCGATCCGTCAGGCACCACGTACCAACTCGCATACAACATCATCAAGGCGCAATTCGGCTTGACCTACTCGTTCCAGGGAAGCCCGCTCTTCGTTGAAGGCGGCGTCCTCGGCGAGTCGCTCAAGAACAAGATCAACGCCCCGGGTGATGCGAGCAACTTCGGACCTTACGTCGGCCTCGGAATCAAGTTCTAG
- a CDS encoding efflux RND transporter periplasmic adaptor subunit encodes MYHQRAAVYALGATLMLCACAHAPQQQAPALSVDVAAAKRQNIATYVSLDGQVAPLEQSILAFQQSGTITSIAVNVGDHVRAGQPLAEIDGSVLRAQYAQAQAEAKQQSATASGSQVGLPVQIETNQATLQTNEAALRNAKLVYDQDTALYKNGYVSQAQLEAAHAAYVQAESAYNTAQIGLRNNVVSEENTKAALAAAQAAAANARTLGTQVAQTTIYAPYDGVITQRLLDPGAYAGPQAPVLGISRINTLWININVPDTDLRYVQPGSLVSFTSSSLPGRTFSGRIATVNAVPTSGTLSYLARIEMPNRGELLRGGMLVTATVPQESHNNAIVVPRSAIAQTQSGFAVYVVGPDQKAQEVPVRLGVQTDTLSEVISPKVQPGTQVITTRPDTLKDGSIVAINSTGGSSNSAKGGTTSQ; translated from the coding sequence ATGTATCACCAGCGAGCTGCCGTTTATGCGTTGGGCGCGACCCTGATGCTATGCGCATGCGCTCACGCGCCGCAGCAGCAAGCACCGGCGCTCAGCGTCGACGTTGCCGCCGCGAAGCGGCAAAATATCGCGACCTACGTGTCGCTCGACGGCCAAGTGGCGCCGCTCGAACAGTCGATCCTTGCCTTTCAGCAGAGCGGCACGATCACGTCGATCGCCGTGAACGTAGGAGATCACGTCCGCGCGGGTCAGCCGTTGGCCGAGATCGACGGCTCGGTCTTGCGCGCGCAATACGCACAGGCGCAAGCTGAGGCGAAGCAGCAATCGGCTACGGCTTCGGGATCGCAAGTCGGCCTGCCGGTTCAAATCGAAACGAATCAAGCGACACTGCAGACGAATGAAGCCGCGCTGCGCAACGCAAAACTGGTCTACGATCAGGACACTGCGCTCTACAAGAACGGCTACGTTTCGCAGGCGCAGCTCGAAGCCGCGCATGCGGCCTACGTGCAGGCGGAGAGCGCATACAATACCGCGCAGATCGGCTTGCGAAACAACGTCGTGAGCGAAGAAAACACCAAAGCTGCGCTTGCCGCTGCCCAAGCCGCCGCGGCCAACGCGCGGACCCTGGGCACGCAGGTGGCACAAACCACGATCTACGCTCCCTATGACGGCGTAATCACGCAACGCCTGCTCGATCCGGGTGCGTACGCCGGACCGCAGGCGCCGGTCCTGGGGATCTCGCGTATCAACACGCTTTGGATCAACATCAACGTGCCCGACACCGACTTGCGGTACGTGCAGCCCGGATCGCTCGTGAGCTTTACTTCGAGTTCGCTGCCCGGACGAACGTTCTCGGGACGCATCGCGACGGTGAACGCGGTGCCCACCAGCGGAACGCTTTCCTACTTGGCGCGGATCGAGATGCCGAACCGGGGCGAGCTGCTGCGCGGCGGCATGCTGGTTACGGCCACGGTTCCGCAAGAATCTCATAACAACGCGATCGTCGTGCCGCGATCTGCCATTGCGCAGACGCAGAGCGGTTTTGCGGTCTACGTGGTCGGACCCGATCAGAAAGCACAAGAGGTGCCGGTGCGTCTGGGCGTGCAAACGGATACGCTCTCCGAAGTGATCTCACCCAAAGTGCAACCCGGAACCCAAGTGATTACGACCCGACCCGACACGCTCAAGGACGGCAGTATCGTCGCCATCAACTCGACCGGCGGAAGCTCGAATTCCGCCAAGGGGGGAACCACCTCGCAATGA
- a CDS encoding TolC family protein produces MTLPRRFLARSLLAAFALGLCVPLGVRAQPQPSQAPIQVPTPAPMPTITGTPLPYPAYGSPAPDVAAQKQRPGIPVTVSLKQAIDIAAAQSPAFASERAAYRAIAAKYGAEKGALLPAISGSASITRDYGSNSSRGATPLPSSSPGNVGYTTTESAGLTLSELIYDGGQVIAGIRSAKEADIAGRDTLLRELQTLAFNVATDYYALLEDNASVASDAALVREFVTNEQYVSAEIRTGAAARSDLAAAQFETAQARGALVTAQGAAIQAQATFATVLGLDADTAISPQVLGTSPPQARLLSYSQALQLAYTLRPDFLAAEHTVESDKEGLRFAKLARFPSLTANASTGTAREQVPGYQTPFASTSSIGATLTVPIYDQGLTNYNVAVAAATLDEASAAMTTERLTVQSDVRGGLANLISARANLVQAQAEVTSATVSLQATQAQYKVGASTITAIVTAEANLATAQTAYVAALYGERQAEALYSYDLGASDLSL; encoded by the coding sequence ATGACCCTGCCTCGCCGTTTTCTGGCGCGATCGCTCCTCGCCGCGTTCGCGCTCGGTTTGTGCGTGCCGCTCGGCGTGCGCGCGCAGCCGCAACCGTCGCAGGCCCCGATTCAGGTTCCTACGCCGGCTCCGATGCCGACCATCACCGGCACGCCGCTGCCCTATCCGGCATACGGATCGCCGGCGCCGGACGTCGCCGCGCAAAAACAGCGACCAGGGATTCCTGTCACGGTCTCATTGAAGCAAGCGATCGACATCGCTGCCGCGCAGTCGCCCGCGTTCGCGTCCGAGCGCGCCGCCTATCGCGCGATCGCGGCAAAGTACGGCGCCGAGAAAGGTGCGCTGCTCCCCGCCATTTCGGGCAGCGCCTCGATAACGCGCGATTACGGGTCCAACTCCAGCCGCGGAGCAACGCCCCTGCCGTCGAGTTCTCCGGGCAACGTGGGTTACACGACGACCGAAAGCGCGGGCCTCACGCTCTCCGAATTGATTTACGACGGCGGTCAAGTGATCGCGGGAATCCGCAGCGCAAAGGAAGCCGACATCGCCGGACGCGACACGCTTCTGCGTGAACTGCAGACGCTGGCGTTCAATGTCGCGACCGACTATTACGCGCTGCTCGAAGACAACGCGAGCGTCGCTTCCGACGCTGCACTGGTGCGCGAGTTCGTGACCAACGAACAGTACGTTTCGGCGGAGATTCGAACCGGCGCGGCGGCACGGTCGGATCTGGCGGCTGCGCAGTTCGAGACGGCCCAGGCGCGCGGTGCGCTGGTGACGGCGCAAGGCGCCGCGATTCAAGCGCAGGCAACCTTCGCAACCGTCCTCGGCCTCGACGCCGACACGGCAATTTCGCCGCAGGTTCTCGGCACCTCGCCGCCGCAAGCGCGTCTGCTGAGCTACTCGCAAGCGTTACAGCTGGCCTACACGCTGCGGCCCGACTTTCTCGCCGCCGAGCACACGGTCGAATCCGATAAGGAAGGGTTGCGCTTTGCCAAGTTGGCGCGCTTTCCGTCGCTAACGGCGAATGCGAGCACCGGCACCGCACGCGAGCAGGTTCCCGGTTATCAAACGCCATTTGCGAGCACGTCGTCGATCGGCGCGACGCTGACCGTGCCGATCTACGATCAAGGTCTAACCAACTATAATGTCGCCGTTGCGGCCGCGACGCTGGACGAGGCCAGCGCGGCGATGACGACGGAGCGCCTGACCGTGCAGTCCGACGTGCGCGGCGGCCTGGCAAATCTGATCTCGGCGCGTGCGAATCTCGTGCAGGCGCAGGCCGAGGTAACCAGCGCAACGGTGAGCCTGCAGGCGACACAGGCGCAGTATAAAGTCGGTGCGTCGACGATTACGGCGATCGTGACGGCAGAAGCCAATCTGGCGACTGCGCAGACGGCGTATGTGGCGGCGCTCTACGGCGAACGCCAAGCCGAAGCCCTGTACTCCTATGACCTAGGGGCAAGCGACCTAAGCCTGTAA
- a CDS encoding peptide ABC transporter substrate-binding protein, producing the protein MRSGALALALALTAVCANGCMRVQPAGSGEAHAWTKPGVLRIGEAYDVRSLNPALDNSAITLDLSMFVFSYAVRYDGKGNPVPDALREVPTIANGDVSKDGRTLIYKLRPNIRWQDGKALTCADLRFTWRYVMDPKTNVSITDGYRDIGSIDCRTPDVAVIHMKRLYAPFLEQLWGVNGSTPILPEHILAPYVAAGTQNSAPFNAMPIGSGPFRVIQWERGTVIRLAANPAYFLGKPKLNEVDVYSEPDENTLETQLQTHALDMVARGTAINWPRYQALAANPANGLRAITTDSYAYDHIDFNLHNPILADLTVRRALAYATDRPEIIAKIMHGAETPSDGPENPELSWAYTADTVHYPYDPAKARALLESDGWHAGPGGVRVKNGRRLEFNLSTQTEATMGKAIQEVVQREWHDVGVQADVKNYPTAEMFANGPDSVLLGGHYDAAIFGWFGAPDPDLDPLYSADNLAPRGQNSLFWVNPLATKALEDALTTIDQSKRKADYVIFQQQLALDVPTIIIGFRKLPYAYNTDLQGFDPSPVISPFWNPWEYSI; encoded by the coding sequence TTGCGAAGCGGCGCGTTAGCACTTGCGCTCGCGCTGACCGCCGTCTGCGCAAACGGGTGCATGCGCGTGCAGCCGGCGGGCTCGGGCGAAGCGCATGCGTGGACGAAGCCGGGCGTTCTGCGAATCGGCGAAGCGTACGACGTTCGCTCGCTCAACCCCGCCCTCGATAACAGCGCGATCACGCTCGATCTCTCGATGTTCGTCTTCTCCTACGCCGTGCGGTACGACGGGAAAGGCAATCCGGTGCCGGACGCGTTGCGCGAGGTTCCCACCATCGCGAACGGCGACGTGAGCAAAGACGGGCGCACGCTGATCTACAAATTACGCCCGAACATCCGCTGGCAGGACGGCAAAGCACTGACCTGTGCCGACTTGAGGTTTACGTGGCGTTACGTGATGGACCCGAAGACGAACGTTTCCATCACCGACGGCTACCGCGACATCGGGTCCATCGACTGCCGCACACCCGACGTCGCCGTCATCCACATGAAGCGCCTGTATGCACCGTTTCTCGAGCAGCTCTGGGGCGTCAACGGCAGCACGCCGATTCTGCCGGAGCACATTCTGGCGCCGTACGTTGCAGCGGGAACGCAGAATTCCGCGCCTTTCAACGCGATGCCGATCGGCAGCGGGCCCTTCCGGGTGATCCAGTGGGAGCGCGGCACGGTCATTCGGCTCGCGGCGAACCCCGCGTATTTTCTGGGCAAACCGAAGCTGAACGAAGTCGACGTCTACTCCGAACCCGACGAGAACACGCTCGAGACGCAGCTTCAGACGCATGCGCTCGACATGGTCGCGCGCGGGACGGCGATCAACTGGCCGCGCTATCAGGCCTTGGCCGCAAACCCGGCCAACGGTTTGCGCGCCATCACCACCGATTCGTATGCGTACGATCACATCGACTTCAACCTGCACAATCCGATTCTCGCCGATCTGACCGTGCGGCGCGCGCTCGCCTACGCGACCGATCGGCCGGAAATCATCGCGAAGATCATGCACGGCGCCGAAACGCCGTCGGATGGTCCCGAGAACCCGGAGCTCTCCTGGGCGTATACCGCCGACACCGTCCACTATCCGTACGATCCCGCCAAAGCACGGGCGCTGCTCGAAAGCGACGGCTGGCATGCCGGTCCGGGCGGCGTGCGCGTCAAGAACGGGCGGCGGCTCGAATTCAACCTCAGCACGCAGACCGAAGCGACGATGGGCAAGGCGATTCAAGAGGTCGTGCAGCGCGAGTGGCACGACGTCGGCGTGCAGGCCGATGTCAAGAACTATCCGACCGCCGAGATGTTCGCGAACGGTCCCGATTCGGTGCTCTTGGGCGGCCATTACGATGCGGCGATCTTCGGCTGGTTCGGCGCGCCGGATCCCGACCTCGATCCGCTCTACTCGGCCGACAACCTCGCGCCGCGCGGGCAGAACTCACTTTTCTGGGTCAATCCGCTCGCAACGAAGGCGCTGGAAGACGCGCTGACGACGATCGACCAGAGCAAGCGCAAGGCGGACTACGTCATCTTTCAACAGCAGCTCGCGCTCGACGTTCCGACGATCATCATCGGATTCCGCAAGCTGCCCTATGCGTACAACACCGACCTGCAGGGCTTCGATCCTTCGCCCGTGATCTCACCGTTCTGGAACCCGTGGGAGTACTCCATATGA
- a CDS encoding peptide ABC transporter substrate-binding protein: MKRFAAALISSALLLCACTKVSQTGEGGRANSWTVPHVLRYADAADVDTLNPMFSQELTVGYMSSLTAAWLVKWDEHNLPYPELATEVPTQANGGVSKDGLTITYHLRKGLRWSDGAPLNADDVVWTYHMIMNPATNVESRTGWDRIVKVDEPDKYTIVFHLSKPYAPFVVTFFSSTGGNPSILPKHLLAKYSNINHVPFNALPVGAGPFKYKEWLRSQRVVMVPNPYYFRGRPKLKEIDFEIIPNRDTIFTQLSAHELDMWVHVGGAYYARMNELSGFAALRQPTYQWGHIDFNLTRPALADPVVRHAIELATDRKTIIQKFARGVGILQEGVAPQIAPYYDPNIPLVPYDIAQANKLLDADGWKRGSDGIREKNGVKLDLTFAAIVGLVNVDHIIEYLQSTWKQIGVGIEVRHYPDPMFFAPYAAGGILYNGKWDITLFNWVDDPIGDFSFEYGCDQIPPAGQNDLHWCDPKANAAIHALYGHYDQAQRNADDRIVFEQLAKDRPQITLEGVQEVYIYNKDLKGFHPNGVSPFDNFMNVDI, translated from the coding sequence ATGAAGCGTTTTGCCGCCGCGCTCATCTCGAGCGCACTGCTGTTGTGTGCCTGTACCAAAGTCTCGCAGACGGGAGAGGGAGGACGCGCTAACTCGTGGACCGTGCCGCACGTGCTGCGCTACGCCGATGCCGCCGACGTCGATACGCTCAACCCGATGTTCAGCCAGGAGTTGACCGTCGGCTACATGTCCTCACTGACCGCCGCGTGGCTGGTCAAATGGGATGAACACAACCTGCCGTATCCGGAGCTGGCGACCGAGGTCCCGACGCAGGCGAACGGCGGGGTGAGCAAAGACGGCCTTACCATTACCTACCACCTGCGCAAGGGGTTGCGCTGGTCGGACGGTGCGCCGCTGAACGCCGATGACGTCGTGTGGACGTATCACATGATCATGAATCCGGCCACCAACGTCGAGAGCCGCACCGGTTGGGACCGGATCGTCAAGGTCGACGAGCCCGACAAATACACCATCGTCTTTCACCTGAGCAAGCCGTACGCGCCGTTCGTGGTCACGTTCTTTTCCAGCACCGGCGGCAACCCGTCGATCCTGCCGAAGCATCTGCTGGCGAAGTATTCCAATATCAATCACGTGCCGTTCAACGCGCTGCCGGTCGGCGCCGGCCCGTTCAAATACAAGGAGTGGCTTCGTTCGCAGCGCGTGGTGATGGTTCCGAACCCGTACTATTTCCGCGGCCGGCCGAAGCTCAAGGAAATCGACTTCGAGATCATCCCGAACCGCGATACGATCTTCACCCAGCTCTCGGCTCACGAACTCGACATGTGGGTGCATGTCGGCGGCGCGTACTACGCGCGCATGAACGAGTTGAGCGGCTTCGCCGCGCTGCGCCAGCCGACGTATCAGTGGGGGCACATCGACTTCAACCTCACCCGTCCGGCACTGGCCGATCCGGTCGTGCGTCATGCCATCGAATTGGCGACCGATCGAAAAACGATCATCCAGAAATTTGCGCGCGGCGTCGGCATCCTGCAAGAAGGCGTCGCTCCGCAGATCGCGCCGTACTACGATCCGAACATTCCGCTGGTGCCGTACGATATCGCGCAGGCAAACAAGCTGCTCGATGCCGACGGCTGGAAACGCGGATCCGATGGCATCCGCGAGAAGAACGGGGTCAAGCTCGACCTCACATTCGCGGCGATCGTGGGGTTGGTCAACGTTGACCACATCATCGAATATCTGCAGTCGACGTGGAAGCAGATCGGCGTTGGGATCGAAGTACGGCATTATCCCGATCCGATGTTCTTTGCGCCGTACGCCGCCGGCGGCATCCTCTATAACGGCAAGTGGGACATCACGCTCTTCAACTGGGTCGACGATCCGATCGGCGATTTCTCGTTCGAATACGGCTGCGATCAGATTCCGCCGGCGGGGCAAAACGATCTGCACTGGTGCGATCCCAAGGCGAACGCCGCGATCCATGCGCTGTACGGCCATTACGACCAGGCGCAGCGCAACGCCGACGACCGGATCGTCTTCGAACAACTCGCCAAAGACCGGCCGCAGATCACGCTCGAAGGCGTTCAGGAAGTCTACATCTACAACAAAGACCTAAAGGGCTTCCACCCCAACGGCGTCTCGCCGTTCGACAACTTCATGAACGTCGACATCTGA
- a CDS encoding site-2 protease family protein: protein MHEREPLEGEYEPPQPEPAQPRKQRRAGALGATAATIAALALKFKFLLVGLKFFALSWTFILSLLLYVAFFGWRIGIVLVLVIAAHELGHYFAYRAYGLPVRAPVFVPFLGAYTAGALAPDLESDAYIALAGPVTGLVLAGCCYAVGLANDDRFWFASADICAFLNLFNMLPVPPFDGGRVIGAVWPPLWIAGALAFVAAAVFLHVPIIFVLLIALLGFPVMIAALRGKPDPRAAAMTNAARARVGLWYLATVLGLLYVLGQAHAALPSTALPSTALPSTAPPSTGTL from the coding sequence ATGCACGAGCGCGAACCCCTCGAGGGCGAGTATGAACCGCCGCAGCCAGAACCGGCTCAGCCGCGCAAGCAGCGCCGAGCCGGCGCGCTCGGCGCCACGGCCGCGACGATCGCCGCGCTCGCGCTCAAGTTCAAATTCTTGCTCGTCGGTTTGAAGTTCTTCGCGCTGAGCTGGACGTTCATACTCTCGCTCTTGCTTTACGTCGCATTCTTCGGCTGGCGCATCGGCATCGTGCTCGTGCTGGTGATCGCCGCACACGAGCTCGGGCACTACTTCGCCTATCGCGCCTATGGACTGCCGGTGCGCGCACCGGTGTTCGTACCCTTTCTGGGTGCATACACGGCCGGTGCGCTCGCCCCGGATCTCGAATCGGACGCGTACATCGCGCTCGCAGGGCCGGTCACCGGTCTGGTCCTGGCGGGTTGTTGTTACGCCGTCGGGCTTGCAAATGACGATCGATTCTGGTTTGCGAGCGCCGATATCTGCGCGTTCCTCAATCTGTTCAACATGCTGCCGGTGCCGCCGTTCGACGGCGGCCGCGTGATCGGCGCGGTGTGGCCGCCGCTGTGGATCGCGGGAGCGCTCGCATTCGTGGCTGCCGCGGTTTTCCTTCACGTTCCGATCATCTTCGTGCTGCTCATCGCGCTGCTCGGATTTCCCGTGATGATCGCCGCGCTGCGCGGCAAACCCGATCCGCGCGCCGCGGCGATGACCAACGCCGCGCGGGCGCGGGTGGGACTCTGGTACCTCGCCACCGTCCTCGGTTTGCTCTACGTGCTCGGACAGGCGCACGCCGCGCTTCCTTCAACCGCGCTTCCTTCAACCGCGCTACCTTCAACCGCGCCGCCTTCGACCGGAACGTTATGA
- a CDS encoding thiamine pyrophosphate-dependent dehydrogenase E1 component subunit alpha, with product MASTRPAAAADSLASEQLVTLLSNMLLQRAVDTRGFQLNRQGKIGIAMGSEGHEAVQAGAGMAFERGKDLLYPYYRNTGITLACGFALEDIFRSQFARATDTTGGKSIINHVTDKAKGIATISSILAAQCPHAVGAAYAIKHRGERDRIVLCQFGEGSTSEGEWHESINFAAIHQVPVVFLCENNQWAISTPISKQMANPSVAARAQGYGIEGVVVDGFDPVAVYDAVRRARAKAVAGGGPTIVEAMCYRFLSHTTDDDERTYRTREEVAEQRVNDPVPRFEARLIGLGIITRERIEEMRAAIAARVNAATDAVEREPSPDPKTLYDHVYEGSCEVWI from the coding sequence ATGGCTTCCACTCGTCCCGCAGCCGCTGCGGACTCGCTCGCGAGCGAGCAACTCGTGACGCTGCTTTCCAATATGCTCTTGCAGCGCGCGGTCGATACGCGCGGCTTCCAACTCAATCGCCAAGGCAAGATCGGAATCGCGATGGGATCGGAGGGCCACGAGGCGGTGCAGGCCGGCGCCGGCATGGCGTTCGAGCGTGGCAAAGATTTGCTTTACCCGTATTACCGCAACACCGGCATCACGCTTGCCTGCGGGTTTGCGCTGGAAGATATCTTTCGTTCGCAGTTTGCCCGCGCGACCGACACGACCGGCGGGAAGTCGATCATCAATCACGTGACCGACAAGGCGAAGGGCATCGCGACGATTTCTTCGATTCTTGCCGCGCAGTGTCCGCATGCGGTCGGCGCCGCCTATGCGATCAAGCATCGCGGCGAGCGCGACCGGATAGTGCTCTGCCAATTCGGCGAGGGTTCGACCAGCGAGGGCGAGTGGCACGAGTCGATCAACTTCGCGGCGATCCACCAGGTGCCGGTCGTGTTTCTCTGCGAGAACAATCAATGGGCGATCTCGACCCCGATTTCGAAGCAGATGGCCAATCCCAGCGTCGCGGCACGCGCTCAAGGTTACGGCATCGAAGGCGTGGTGGTCGACGGATTCGATCCGGTAGCCGTCTACGACGCGGTACGGCGCGCTCGCGCGAAGGCGGTCGCCGGCGGGGGCCCGACGATCGTCGAAGCGATGTGCTACCGATTTCTTTCGCACACGACCGACGACGACGAACGCACGTATCGCACGCGCGAAGAGGTAGCGGAGCAGCGCGTCAACGATCCGGTGCCGCGGTTCGAGGCGCGCCTGATCGGTCTCGGCATCATCACCCGCGAGCGCATCGAGGAAATGCGCGCGGCGATTGCAGCCCGCGTCAATGCTGCGACCGACGCGGTCGAGCGCGAACCTTCACCCGATCCGAAGACGCTCTACGATCACGTGTACGAAGGGTCGTGCGAGGTCTGGATCTAG
- a CDS encoding TetR/AcrR family transcriptional regulator, giving the protein MEARRPYDIDSVTDVAFRIFAERGFDAASMEDVARAAGITKASIYHHVPSKEALLARGLDRALTALFAVLEERDAREGAPRSRLAAIVRRAAEITMSMRAEVSVLFRVRGNSKTEREAMERRRAFDACVAELVREAQAAGEVRADIEPAMIVRLIFGMSNSLVEWYRPGGRTPAAAIAAAVERIVFEGIDG; this is encoded by the coding sequence ATGGAAGCGCGGCGCCCCTACGATATCGATTCGGTCACCGACGTGGCTTTTCGCATCTTCGCCGAGCGCGGCTTCGATGCGGCGTCGATGGAAGACGTCGCCCGCGCCGCCGGGATCACCAAGGCGAGCATCTACCACCACGTCCCGAGCAAAGAGGCGCTGCTCGCGCGCGGGCTCGATCGCGCATTGACCGCGCTCTTTGCCGTACTCGAGGAACGGGACGCGCGCGAAGGTGCACCGCGTTCGCGCCTGGCGGCGATCGTTCGGCGCGCAGCCGAAATCACGATGTCGATGCGGGCGGAGGTCAGCGTGCTCTTCCGCGTGCGCGGCAATTCCAAGACCGAGCGTGAGGCCATGGAGCGGCGCCGCGCCTTCGACGCCTGCGTGGCCGAGTTGGTGCGCGAGGCCCAGGCGGCGGGCGAGGTGCGCGCCGATATCGAGCCGGCGATGATCGTGCGCTTGATTTTCGGGATGTCGAACTCGCTGGTCGAGTGGTACCGGCCGGGCGGTCGCACGCCTGCCGCCGCGATCGCGGCGGCCGTGGAGCGAATCGTTTTCGAAGGAATTGACGGCTGA